One Candidatus Saccharibacteria bacterium RAAC3_TM7_1 genomic region harbors:
- a CDS encoding two-component sensor kinase, probably involved in phosphate sensing (RAAC3_TM7_1_625): MHALTLTRFWYRRICEGTMFVSLVVVILYFLPYFFGHATENGLVIIGWTSLLLSGGTFLASFIAYLWAPQKYINPFAFLVYTLLVITTANLVMNTGEINSPFIALWIAVAVFAGVFGGVGYLLLGFGAIAYMVYAGLSHAPMVAFVLAALAGLAPLIGSFIIWHTKSPRENTRDKAYNQLANELNQESSKADVVINAINDGVIAVDKRGVIELINPAAQHMIGWGREDAVNLSYKSVIKLHDRADKPVSQQNDPIEQVLMNNQEVHSEDFSIHTEGGKKVLLSIIVSPIGRPSTGAIIVFRDMTKEKAEEREQAEFISTASHEMRTPVASIEGYLGLVLNPATAQIDDKAREYVTKAQASAQHLGRLFQDLLDVSRADDGRITNNPSVVDVVEFVADVAEGLRVKAQEKGLRFIFKPRTDTGASGDRVVIPVYYTHVDNDHLREVVSNLIENAIKYTLKGDVIIDVGGDETHVNVSIQDSGIGIPAEDIPHLFQKFYRVDNTDTREIGGTGLGLYLSRRLAELMGGRITVQSEYKKGSTFILALPRIDQEEANRLIEAATAAATVADEPIHAVSAISLEQSPQAQTETAQPSYETSIVAAVPQPNNNIPISTIEQNPSAYTSRPRTIRVPVRDPDTSNQP, translated from the coding sequence GTGCACGCACTGACACTCACTCGATTTTGGTACCGTCGTATCTGTGAAGGCACGATGTTTGTTTCGCTTGTGGTGGTTATACTCTACTTTTTACCGTACTTCTTCGGACACGCCACTGAAAATGGTCTCGTCATTATCGGCTGGACCAGCCTACTGCTTTCCGGCGGAACCTTCCTCGCGAGCTTCATCGCGTATTTATGGGCACCACAAAAGTACATCAACCCATTCGCATTTCTTGTCTATACGTTGCTGGTTATCACGACCGCCAACCTAGTGATGAACACCGGTGAGATCAACTCACCGTTTATTGCGCTGTGGATCGCGGTGGCGGTCTTTGCCGGTGTATTCGGCGGCGTCGGATATCTACTCCTCGGTTTCGGTGCAATCGCCTATATGGTGTACGCCGGGCTTTCTCATGCGCCCATGGTGGCTTTTGTCCTCGCCGCATTGGCTGGCCTCGCACCACTGATTGGTAGTTTTATCATCTGGCATACCAAATCACCCAGAGAAAACACCCGTGACAAGGCCTACAACCAGCTCGCGAATGAGCTCAACCAAGAATCGAGCAAAGCGGACGTCGTGATCAATGCCATCAACGACGGTGTTATCGCGGTTGATAAACGAGGCGTTATAGAGCTGATCAACCCAGCCGCCCAGCACATGATCGGTTGGGGTAGGGAAGATGCCGTCAACCTCAGCTACAAGTCGGTCATTAAACTTCACGACCGCGCCGACAAGCCAGTCAGCCAGCAGAACGATCCAATCGAACAAGTCCTCATGAACAATCAGGAAGTCCACAGTGAGGATTTTTCGATCCACACCGAGGGTGGCAAGAAAGTCCTGCTTTCTATTATCGTCTCCCCGATTGGCCGCCCCAGTACTGGCGCTATCATCGTCTTTCGCGATATGACGAAAGAGAAAGCCGAAGAGCGAGAGCAGGCTGAATTTATCTCGACTGCCAGCCACGAGATGCGCACGCCGGTGGCTAGTATCGAGGGCTACCTCGGCCTGGTATTAAATCCTGCAACCGCACAGATCGACGACAAAGCCCGTGAATACGTCACCAAAGCCCAGGCTTCAGCCCAGCATCTTGGCCGACTATTCCAGGATCTCCTCGACGTCTCCAGAGCCGATGACGGACGTATTACCAATAATCCGTCTGTCGTGGATGTGGTTGAATTTGTGGCTGATGTGGCCGAAGGACTACGTGTCAAAGCGCAAGAAAAGGGTCTGCGTTTCATCTTTAAGCCGCGTACCGACACTGGCGCGAGCGGTGATCGTGTTGTTATACCGGTTTACTACACGCATGTTGATAATGACCATCTGCGCGAGGTAGTCTCGAACTTAATTGAAAATGCCATCAAGTACACGCTAAAGGGTGATGTTATTATTGATGTCGGCGGCGACGAAACACATGTCAATGTCAGCATCCAAGATAGCGGCATTGGTATTCCCGCTGAGGACATCCCGCACTTATTCCAGAAATTCTACCGTGTTGACAATACCGACACCCGTGAAATTGGTGGCACTGGTCTTGGTCTTTACCTGTCACGTCGTCTGGCCGAGCTTATGGGCGGCCGTATCACCGTACAAAGCGAATACAAAAAGGGAAGCACCTTCATACTCGCACTGCCGCGTATCGACCAGGAGGAAGCGAACCGGCTTATCGAGGCTGCTACCGCTGCAGCCACCGTCGCCGACGAGCCGATCCATGCTGTTTCCGCTATATCCCTTGAGCAATCGCCTCAAGCTCAAACCGAGACAGCGCAGCCATCTTACGAAACTTCAATTGTTGCCGCAGTGCCGCAGCCGAATAACAATATC
- a CDS encoding Glutamate-tRNA ligase (RAAC3_TM7_1_632) has translation MVRTRFAPSPTGFLHVGGIRTALFAYLVARQSGGQFILRLEDTDKNREVEGSAQHIIDCLTALGLNYDEGPDIGGLYAPYKQSERLDSYKAWAKKLIEQGRAYVDPYTPAEVQAFREQAQTNKKPFLYRNHRPDIFEGEQGASEVPADWFGKHPLRFKSDPKAYQWHDEVMGDLSTGPEVIDDFILIKSDGYPTYNFAHIIDDFEMKITHVIRGQEFISSQPNYLNLYEALDIPRPILATMPHILAESGGKKLGKRDGAKDVLDYIRDGYLPETLVSFIATLGWNDGTEQEVFTKDELIQKFSLNRVQRSGARFDEKRLLWMNGQFIRGLSPGELSRRVENFWPDAANESNEQYRESVLELAAERLKTLADLPQLTSYFFSEPTPDWSLVEENKQLKKLSDEEIQSLLKTTLEAFEAIEWSSEAIQNTLNSLLETTGQKPGILFSLIRIVTTWAPFSPQLNDTLALLGKDTTLKRISNALR, from the coding sequence ATGGTTCGTACTCGCTTCGCCCCCAGCCCCACCGGCTTTTTACATGTTGGCGGTATCCGCACTGCCTTGTTTGCATATCTAGTTGCCCGACAATCCGGCGGCCAGTTTATTCTACGACTCGAGGATACCGATAAGAACAGGGAAGTTGAAGGCTCCGCACAGCATATTATTGACTGCCTTACGGCACTCGGGCTGAATTACGATGAAGGCCCGGATATTGGCGGGTTATATGCTCCATACAAGCAGAGTGAGCGCCTGGACAGCTACAAAGCATGGGCTAAAAAACTGATCGAGCAGGGTAGAGCCTACGTCGATCCGTATACTCCGGCAGAGGTACAAGCTTTCCGCGAACAAGCCCAGACAAACAAAAAGCCGTTCCTCTATCGCAATCATCGCCCCGATATCTTCGAGGGGGAACAGGGCGCATCAGAAGTACCCGCCGACTGGTTTGGCAAGCACCCCCTGCGCTTCAAATCGGATCCGAAAGCCTACCAGTGGCATGACGAGGTTATGGGAGATCTTTCCACCGGACCGGAAGTTATTGACGACTTTATTCTCATAAAAAGCGACGGCTATCCTACCTACAATTTTGCTCATATTATTGATGACTTTGAAATGAAGATCACCCACGTTATTCGCGGTCAGGAGTTTATTTCAAGCCAACCAAATTATTTGAACCTTTACGAAGCCCTCGATATTCCACGGCCTATTCTTGCCACAATGCCACACATTTTGGCCGAGAGCGGTGGCAAGAAACTTGGTAAACGTGATGGCGCTAAGGACGTGCTCGACTATATTCGTGATGGCTACTTACCCGAAACGCTCGTTAGTTTTATCGCTACACTCGGCTGGAATGACGGCACCGAGCAAGAAGTTTTCACAAAGGACGAACTTATTCAAAAATTTAGCTTAAACCGCGTACAGCGATCGGGTGCGCGCTTTGATGAAAAACGACTCCTCTGGATGAATGGTCAATTCATCCGTGGTCTCTCGCCCGGTGAGCTATCACGCCGCGTCGAAAATTTTTGGCCGGATGCCGCAAATGAATCGAACGAGCAGTACCGAGAAAGCGTCCTCGAGCTTGCTGCTGAGCGACTCAAGACCCTAGCGGACTTACCTCAACTGACCTCATATTTCTTCAGCGAGCCAACACCCGACTGGAGTCTCGTTGAAGAAAACAAGCAGCTAAAGAAGCTCTCTGACGAAGAGATCCAATCGCTACTGAAAACGACGCTTGAGGCATTTGAGGCGATCGAATGGAGCAGTGAAGCGATTCAAAATACACTGAACTCACTACTTGAGACGACCGGTCAAAAACCCGGTATCCTTTTCAGCCTAATCCGCATTGTTACGACATGGGCACCCTTTAGCCCGCAGCTAAACGATACCTTAGCACTCCTTGGTAAAGATACCACGCTAAAACGTATTTCAAACGCCCTTAGGTAA
- a CDS encoding hypothetical protein (RAAC3_TM7_1_626), with protein sequence MRCVETFKRSIDKTLGAVAPEPTVLWERAGVNMETTTVEPGRSVDIPFFPKSRIDKRPVALSSVDIIENGRRIGEKTTYSIEMTTGISRNVIVYLPAPEVLEAARVTIHMDTPWFTGEEGHNDSIAIDFMKTTGQPVIMIGPENMEQHRSGLYIVKHLAEVATDASKVSLALAAQDSMQIAGELAELHGLARLFVQVGESRAANMAAAKHPHAASLDIQNVYYDITDPTIAQNIRHDPRNLVRVPFFPISEVANIAPVGVDMLLHGNLLKEKGTFPTRAQYLGAAVLGTGPALFGGEAGEFPAYLPSDVPVHFSNFTRNPLAEHKKWRQKFGHTQSAGVNLHAAHLGLAYSSVRRHVSERINRFLFEYECVGAIPENLPMIDYRRVHLRDDQRFLDGHEHMPDVA encoded by the coding sequence ATGAGATGCGTTGAAACATTCAAACGAAGTATAGATAAAACATTGGGGGCAGTTGCGCCGGAGCCAACAGTACTCTGGGAACGAGCGGGCGTTAACATGGAAACGACCACTGTTGAGCCTGGTCGAAGTGTCGACATACCATTTTTCCCCAAGAGTCGTATAGATAAAAGACCTGTAGCGCTCAGCTCTGTCGATATTATCGAGAACGGTCGTCGGATTGGCGAGAAAACTACTTATTCAATTGAGATGACGACGGGTATTAGCCGGAATGTTATCGTGTACTTACCTGCCCCTGAAGTTTTGGAGGCGGCGCGTGTCACGATTCACATGGACACGCCCTGGTTTACTGGTGAAGAAGGTCATAATGACAGCATCGCCATCGATTTTATGAAGACTACCGGCCAACCGGTGATCATGATTGGTCCCGAGAATATGGAGCAGCATAGGAGCGGACTCTATATTGTCAAGCATTTGGCTGAGGTAGCCACTGATGCTTCGAAAGTTTCTTTGGCGCTCGCTGCGCAAGACTCAATGCAAATTGCCGGAGAGCTAGCCGAACTGCATGGGTTGGCGCGCTTGTTTGTTCAGGTCGGTGAGTCGAGGGCGGCTAATATGGCGGCTGCGAAACATCCGCATGCTGCAAGCCTCGATATTCAGAACGTGTACTATGATATTACCGACCCGACGATTGCCCAGAACATCCGTCATGACCCACGGAACCTCGTACGTGTGCCATTTTTTCCCATTAGCGAAGTGGCCAATATTGCCCCCGTTGGAGTCGATATGCTTCTTCACGGTAATCTACTCAAGGAAAAAGGTACCTTTCCGACGAGAGCACAGTATTTGGGCGCGGCAGTTTTGGGTACCGGTCCTGCCCTTTTCGGTGGAGAAGCGGGCGAATTTCCGGCGTATTTACCCTCAGATGTGCCGGTGCATTTTTCAAACTTTACGCGTAATCCTTTGGCCGAACACAAAAAATGGCGCCAAAAGTTCGGTCACACCCAGTCAGCGGGTGTCAATCTCCATGCTGCCCACCTTGGTCTCGCCTATTCTTCGGTGCGGCGCCATGTCAGCGAGCGTATCAACCGTTTCCTTTTTGAGTATGAGTGTGTCGGTGCCATCCCAGAGAATCTCCCAATGATCGATTACCGGCGCGTGCATCTACGCGACGATCAGCGCTTTTTGGACGGTCATGAGCATATGCCTGACGTGGCATAA
- a CDS encoding PAS protein (RAAC3_TM7_1_630): MEVKKGRASAEAEQLNRFWPYYRRHAWLMLLGSQLLISLLFAGAVALLWPLPLETIAIFISIILISFVLMSRLLDRLLRPLKDLNDALVHVSGEVSKETAPALNDPYYAKVRLRPLLKMVYELAAGNSTDHTDVPKKSSVESSVDINTALSHTTTGIVLLDASGRIVYANMSAPVKTDEGGTKHLSLIFDVDDTIEEWLAARDEHDIHAEHVWRRIADRPVGEEDRRLFDVFVSYEKGSEAEAVITLFDRTHDYAPEDDELDFIAFAAHELRGPITVIRGYLDTLDDELQHAVDADQKELFQRLIVSANRLSGYINNILNASKFDRRHLKIHLREATIHEIYDSIADDMQLRAASQGRLLSIDFPEVLPTVAADPNSMSEVLGNLIDNAVKYSNEGGTIEVTATVKGNVVETSVTDHGIGMPANVVENLFHKFYRSHRSRETVAGTGIGLYISKAIVESNGGEVGVRSVEGRGSTFTFTLPIYATVADKLQSRGPNNEAFIERSSSGWIKNHGAFRG, from the coding sequence ATGGAAGTAAAAAAAGGGCGAGCCTCCGCCGAAGCTGAGCAGCTCAACCGGTTTTGGCCGTACTACCGTCGTCACGCCTGGCTGATGCTCCTTGGGAGTCAGCTGCTGATCAGTCTGCTGTTTGCCGGTGCTGTCGCACTCCTGTGGCCGCTTCCGCTTGAAACTATCGCGATCTTTATCAGTATCATTCTCATCTCTTTCGTTTTAATGAGTCGTTTGCTCGATCGACTGCTCCGACCGTTAAAAGATTTGAACGATGCCCTCGTACATGTGTCGGGGGAGGTAAGCAAGGAAACTGCCCCGGCACTGAATGACCCATACTATGCCAAAGTTCGCCTGCGACCACTCCTTAAGATGGTCTACGAATTAGCTGCCGGGAACAGCACCGACCATACAGACGTACCGAAAAAAAGCTCTGTCGAGTCATCCGTTGACATCAATACTGCGCTCAGCCATACCACAACGGGTATTGTATTACTTGATGCCTCGGGTCGTATTGTCTATGCCAACATGAGCGCACCTGTCAAGACCGACGAAGGTGGCACAAAACACCTGTCGCTCATTTTTGATGTTGATGACACGATTGAAGAATGGTTGGCCGCCCGCGATGAGCACGATATCCACGCCGAGCACGTCTGGCGCCGGATTGCTGACAGGCCGGTTGGTGAAGAAGACCGGCGGCTATTCGACGTCTTCGTGTCATATGAAAAGGGGAGCGAAGCCGAAGCGGTCATCACGCTGTTTGACCGAACGCATGATTACGCGCCCGAAGACGATGAACTCGACTTTATCGCCTTTGCTGCCCACGAGCTGCGTGGTCCAATTACCGTTATCCGTGGCTATCTCGACACCCTCGACGACGAATTGCAGCACGCTGTAGATGCCGACCAGAAGGAACTGTTTCAGCGGCTGATTGTTTCTGCAAACCGTCTGAGCGGCTATATCAATAACATCCTCAATGCGTCCAAATTTGACCGCCGTCATCTCAAGATTCATCTGCGAGAGGCGACAATCCACGAAATCTATGATTCTATCGCCGATGATATGCAACTACGTGCCGCTTCGCAAGGGCGGCTACTCAGTATCGATTTCCCTGAAGTTTTGCCGACCGTTGCGGCCGATCCAAATAGCATGAGCGAGGTGCTTGGCAATCTAATCGACAATGCCGTAAAGTACAGCAACGAAGGCGGTACCATCGAGGTCACCGCTACGGTAAAAGGTAACGTTGTCGAGACATCGGTCACCGACCACGGTATCGGCATGCCAGCTAATGTCGTCGAGAATTTATTTCACAAATTTTACCGTTCGCACCGTAGCCGTGAGACAGTCGCTGGTACCGGCATCGGTCTCTACATCTCCAAAGCCATCGTCGAGTCAAACGGTGGTGAAGTCGGGGTGCGCAGCGTCGAAGGCCGCGGCTCAACCTTCACGTTTACGTTGCCCATTTACGCGACCGTCGCTGACAAGCTGCAGAGTCGTGGCCCAAACAATGAAGCGTTTATCGAGCGCTCTTCAAGCGGATGGATCAAAAATCATGGCGCATTTAGAGGATAA
- a CDS encoding fimbrial protein pilin (RAAC3_TM7_1_634), with product MRKTISGFTIVELLIVIVVIVILASITIVSYNSVNNKARTTAKINDITSIQNLVERYASEKGSYPSTGGAWKYQRRDGDAFIPGLTPEYASSLPSITDDPTNNLINNTYIYKSDGTNYKLDRLYQPSVPSGEFSNIPSDMKDNTYTDRWGVWSSGGTGF from the coding sequence ATGAGAAAAACCATAAGCGGCTTCACTATCGTTGAACTGCTCATCGTGATTGTAGTGATCGTTATTCTTGCCAGCATCACAATTGTGTCGTACAACAGTGTCAATAATAAAGCCCGTACTACTGCAAAAATAAACGATATAACAAGCATCCAAAACCTGGTTGAACGTTACGCCTCTGAGAAAGGCAGCTATCCTTCGACTGGTGGTGCCTGGAAATATCAGCGTCGGGATGGCGACGCCTTCATTCCCGGTCTCACACCTGAATACGCATCGTCGCTGCCAAGTATCACCGATGACCCGACTAATAATCTTATAAACAATACCTACATATACAAATCCGACGGCACAAACTATAAACTCGATCGGCTCTATCAGCCATCTGTGCCTAGTGGTGAGTTTTCCAATATTCCCAGTGACATGAAAGATAACACTTACACCGACCGCTGGGGCGTATGGTCATCGGGCGGAACCGGTTTCTAG
- a CDS encoding hypothetical protein (RAAC3_TM7_1_633), with translation MVIGRNRFLAMKRPTSAFTLIELLIVIIVIAVLAAITIVAYNGIQ, from the coding sequence ATGGTCATCGGGCGGAACCGGTTTCTAGCTATGAAAAGGCCTACTAGCGCCTTCACCCTCATCGAACTCCTCATTGTCATCATCGTCATCGCCGTGTTAGCGGCGATTACTATTGTCGCCTATAACGGCATCCAGTAA
- a CDS encoding hypothetical protein (RAAC3_TM7_1_631), whose protein sequence is MKMPHHRLCDWLRSVIAWTKEHGPTTYAIVGTVLILIASGITFALLTKPLPPLDTTPIPIKPRPKPKYYAPLTGEQVKAEADTTKPVTAIMIENSPDARPQSGLKNAEVVYEAVAEGGITRFLALYQQHKPQLIGPVRSVRMYYVDWLTPYNASVAHIGGSYKALQVVRNGSYRDIDQFFNPDYYWRATDRYAPHNVYTSFAKLDVLNKSKGYKTSHPKVMARGDVETPKKLDATTVSVNISGPTYNSTYSYDTKTGLYARSQAGAPHLDREKGRITAKVVVALQVSMEQVFEDGYRESIKTSGTGTAYVFQNGHVTKVTWRKDSRASQLSFSSADGKPFILARGTTWISAVPTDGGSVSWK, encoded by the coding sequence ATGAAGATGCCCCATCACCGCCTATGCGACTGGCTTCGTTCAGTCATCGCGTGGACAAAAGAGCATGGTCCGACCACCTATGCCATCGTTGGAACCGTACTGATTTTGATCGCCAGCGGCATCACTTTTGCACTCCTGACGAAACCCTTGCCGCCGCTCGATACAACGCCGATTCCCATAAAGCCACGCCCAAAGCCTAAATACTACGCCCCACTGACCGGGGAGCAAGTCAAAGCGGAAGCCGACACCACAAAGCCAGTAACCGCTATCATGATCGAAAACAGTCCCGACGCGCGACCGCAATCTGGGCTAAAAAACGCCGAAGTGGTCTATGAAGCCGTTGCCGAAGGTGGCATCACACGTTTTTTAGCACTCTACCAGCAGCACAAACCACAGTTGATTGGCCCGGTTCGCAGTGTCCGCATGTATTATGTTGACTGGCTAACACCGTATAATGCCAGCGTAGCGCATATCGGCGGTAGCTACAAAGCACTCCAGGTCGTCAGGAACGGCAGCTACCGTGACATTGATCAATTCTTCAACCCCGACTACTATTGGCGCGCGACTGACCGCTACGCGCCGCATAATGTCTACACGAGCTTCGCCAAGCTTGACGTACTCAATAAAAGTAAAGGTTACAAAACATCTCACCCAAAAGTTATGGCGCGTGGCGACGTGGAAACACCAAAGAAACTTGACGCTACCACTGTCTCAGTCAACATCAGCGGCCCGACGTATAATTCAACGTACAGTTATGACACCAAGACCGGTTTATACGCTCGCTCACAAGCCGGCGCACCGCACCTTGACCGCGAAAAAGGACGCATTACCGCGAAAGTTGTCGTAGCGCTCCAGGTTTCGATGGAACAAGTTTTCGAAGATGGCTACCGTGAAAGTATCAAGACCAGCGGCACTGGCACGGCCTACGTCTTTCAAAACGGTCATGTTACAAAGGTCACCTGGCGTAAAGACAGCCGCGCCAGTCAACTGAGCTTTAGCAGCGCTGACGGTAAACCGTTTATACTCGCTCGAGGTACGACCTGGATCTCTGCCGTCCCGACCGACGGAGGCAGCGTCTCATGGAAGTAA
- a CDS encoding Response regulator receiver protein (RAAC3_TM7_1_629), translating into MAIKTILIIEDDRFIGEMYVRSLRKAGYDVDWMVDGNDGLIAARNKRYDAILLDIMLPERRGGEILDALRGGKEDLIPDTKVVVLTNFDQAEESRQVMEHNVDAYLIKADITPKKLLSILDKLSEDS; encoded by the coding sequence ATGGCTATAAAAACAATCCTCATCATCGAAGACGACCGTTTTATCGGTGAAATGTACGTCCGTAGCTTGCGTAAAGCTGGCTACGACGTTGATTGGATGGTAGACGGCAATGATGGGCTGATTGCGGCACGGAACAAACGTTACGATGCAATTTTGCTTGATATTATGCTGCCCGAGCGACGCGGTGGCGAAATCCTCGACGCCTTACGCGGCGGCAAAGAGGATCTTATCCCAGACACCAAAGTTGTTGTTCTGACTAATTTCGACCAGGCCGAGGAGTCGCGTCAAGTGATGGAGCACAATGTTGACGCCTATCTTATTAAGGCCGATATCACTCCCAAGAAGTTACTAAGCATACTCGATAAACTTAGCGAGGACTCCTAG
- a CDS encoding hypothetical protein (RAAC3_TM7_1_627), with product MGDRFMRVKHQGGTVSQTHVNRRYVAHLVNEKARHGEYYNGANSRAVAQHIVRSEGLHPAFTGKIDEFIVEMMGAGTVKLRGVTLIPADGVTEMRNIRLQQHAGRRYTIRSKRQTADRKRNLQAQWHREYLTTV from the coding sequence ATGGGCGACCGATTTATGCGTGTCAAACACCAGGGAGGGACTGTGAGTCAGACTCACGTCAACCGCAGGTACGTCGCACACCTCGTCAACGAGAAGGCACGTCACGGCGAGTACTACAACGGCGCGAACAGCCGGGCAGTCGCCCAGCATATCGTGCGGTCGGAAGGCCTACACCCAGCCTTCACTGGCAAGATCGACGAGTTCATCGTCGAGATGATGGGAGCCGGTACGGTCAAGCTCCGTGGCGTGACGCTCATTCCCGCCGATGGCGTGACCGAGATGCGCAACATCCGCTTGCAGCAGCACGCCGGCCGTCGCTACACCATCCGTTCCAAGCGGCAAACCGCTGATCGGAAGCGGAACCTTCAGGCTCAGTGGCATCGGGAGTACCTGACCACCGTCTGA
- a CDS encoding Propeptide PepSY amd peptidase M4 (RAAC3_TM7_1_628), producing the protein MKTNRQSGFSAIEIVIGVIVVIIIGLLGWKFFSSMQSDSQKNDLAQTSKAIELDTTNLAGLVDLATIKESALDGKDAATVTGIELKTQDGKLVYSATLSDGTVITFDATSGEKIATESEDKSDRALESIPATFKGGIGLAKAVEVAKSTMPGKIINKIEIESDDGIVLYSIRFTDEARVDINAETGAVVRAKTPSSSKKSSESKSSDDRNSTSDQSKDDDSSTSSGSGKTDDSSSAEAPKSTDDDSQSKSGSGSGSKTDDDSEDEEDLR; encoded by the coding sequence ATGAAAACAAACAGACAATCCGGCTTCTCGGCCATCGAAATCGTTATTGGCGTAATAGTAGTCATCATCATCGGCCTGCTCGGCTGGAAATTCTTCTCCTCAATGCAGTCGGACTCTCAGAAAAACGATTTAGCTCAGACCAGCAAGGCAATCGAGCTTGACACGACAAATCTGGCAGGGCTGGTTGATCTCGCGACCATCAAAGAAAGCGCCCTCGACGGAAAAGATGCTGCTACCGTAACAGGGATTGAGCTAAAAACCCAGGATGGAAAGCTCGTCTACAGCGCAACATTGTCTGACGGCACCGTTATTACCTTTGACGCTACCTCTGGCGAAAAGATTGCGACGGAAAGTGAAGACAAGTCAGACCGCGCACTCGAATCGATACCCGCCACCTTCAAGGGCGGCATTGGTCTCGCAAAAGCCGTCGAAGTCGCAAAATCGACAATGCCTGGTAAGATTATTAATAAAATAGAGATTGAGTCTGACGACGGCATCGTGCTTTATAGTATACGATTTACCGATGAAGCGCGTGTCGATATCAACGCCGAGACGGGCGCAGTCGTCCGTGCCAAAACCCCCTCAAGTTCGAAGAAATCCAGTGAAAGCAAATCGAGTGACGACCGGAACTCTACCTCTGACCAGTCAAAAGATGATGATAGCAGCACTTCATCTGGAAGTGGGAAAACTGACGATAGCAGTTCTGCCGAAGCACCCAAGAGTACAGACGATGACAGCCAAAGTAAAAGCGGCAGTGGGTCTGGCAGCAAAACTGACGATGATAGTGAAGATGAAGAAGATCTAAGGTAG
- a CDS encoding hypothetical protein (RAAC3_TM7_1_635), which produces MSESSTITINGVAYDAASGAPLEKRPSAASVPSHPVRHAKSIHHKTQRSSTLSRQFVKSTTKPVRTPAVAAAQTPKRPAIERSPQITRFARDPQVQAPRARTISDFGPAKHPVVEKAQTLHAAKLQQQAKAKPRTAREIKQTAISEALAKAKPERQKAKRSHSKRRLFNITTACAALILIAGYFTYVNMPNISVRVAAAQAGINATYPQYQPAGYQLHGPVSYSEGQVAMNFAANAGPQRFTLSQTRSSWDSSALLANYVSPKSSGDYATYSDAGLTIYTYGNHAAWVNGGILYTIDGTAMLSNDQVRHIATSM; this is translated from the coding sequence ATGAGCGAATCTTCCACCATCACTATAAACGGCGTCGCGTACGACGCAGCGAGCGGCGCGCCGCTAGAAAAACGGCCGAGTGCTGCGTCCGTTCCGTCGCATCCGGTCAGACACGCCAAATCAATCCACCATAAAACGCAGCGCTCATCGACGCTCAGCCGTCAGTTTGTCAAAAGCACCACCAAACCGGTGAGAACGCCGGCCGTCGCGGCCGCTCAGACTCCAAAACGCCCGGCCATCGAGCGAAGCCCACAGATCACGCGCTTTGCCCGCGATCCGCAAGTTCAGGCTCCTCGAGCGCGGACTATTTCCGACTTCGGCCCAGCCAAGCATCCTGTGGTCGAAAAGGCTCAAACGCTTCATGCCGCTAAACTCCAACAGCAGGCAAAAGCAAAGCCACGCACTGCCCGAGAGATTAAGCAGACCGCTATCTCAGAAGCTTTGGCGAAGGCCAAGCCAGAGCGCCAGAAGGCAAAGCGTTCACATTCCAAGCGCCGTCTCTTCAACATCACGACCGCTTGTGCCGCGCTTATCTTGATCGCAGGTTACTTTACCTACGTCAATATGCCAAACATCTCGGTTCGTGTCGCCGCAGCCCAGGCCGGCATTAACGCCACATATCCTCAGTACCAGCCGGCCGGCTATCAGCTCCACGGTCCGGTTTCCTACAGCGAAGGTCAGGTCGCTATGAACTTTGCTGCCAATGCCGGCCCGCAACGCTTCACCCTCAGCCAGACGAGGAGTAGTTGGGACTCCAGCGCCCTTCTAGCCAACTACGTCAGTCCAAAGTCATCGGGAGACTACGCTACCTATAGTGACGCCGGACTAACGATTTATACCTATGGCAACCATGCTGCCTGGGTTAACGGGGGCATTCTTTATACGATTGACGGCACCGCGATGCTCTCCAATGACCAAGTCCGCCACATCGCCACAAGCATGTAA